GCTTTCGACCCTTCCCTATCTCGGCTGGCAGCTCGGAACGCTTGCGGGGTATCTCTCGGGCGGTCTTTTCCCGAAAAGCGTGATCGCCGCGGCGGGCATCGCGATCTACTGCATGTATATCGCGATCTTCCTTCCCCCGATGAAAAAGGAAGTCGGGATCGCGCTCTCCGTCCTCTCCGCCGCCGCGCTTTCCTGCGCGCTTTACTATCTGCCCGTCCTGAATCGGATCCCGATGGGGTTCCGCGTCATTCTCGCCGCGCTCGCCGCGACCTTCCTTGCCGCCGCCCTTTTCCCGAGAAAGCAAGACGAGATCGAACCCGAGAAAGCAAAAGAGGAGGCGAACGTATGAACGTCTCTTACCTCCTCGTTTCCGCTTTATTGATGTTCGCGGCGACCGTGATCCCGCGTTTTCTGCCCTTCGTCTTCATCAAACGAAAGATCACGTCCCCTTTTTGGAAATCCTTTCTTTTCTATCTGCCCTACGCCGTTCTCGCCGCGCTGACCTTCCCCTACGTCATTTATTCGACGGGGAGCATTCCCGCGGCGGCGATTGCGACTGCGGCGGCGCTCGCGATGAGTTTCTTCGAATTGAATATGGCGGCGGTCGCAGCCATTTCCTTCCTCGTCGCGCTCGGGCTGGGCTATTTGTTTTAACTCAATAGTTTTTTTGCGATCTTCCGATTGCGCGCTTTGTTAAGTTCGAAATCCGCGAACTGTTTGAGATCGTCTTCGCATAAAAAGACGTCCAGTATTTCCTCGTGTGTAACGGTGGAAAGAATGGTTTCGCCGTCCTCCGCCGTAACTTTGAGGTCTTCGTAATAGACGGGCGTCGTCCCGATATAGAACTTGCCGTAATCTTGGAACTCCGCTTCGGAGTCGGATCCGAGCGACGAATCGAGAAGCGCGTCTTTGATCTCACGCGTCAGGGCGAAATCGCATTCCTCGTGAAGCCAATTCGAGTCGCCGAAAGTCACACGCGGCGAAAGCGCGTTATGAAACGCTTCGTCCTCTTTCGTCAAAAAGGCGTAATCCACCGAAATGAAATAGTTCTTGCGAAGCGTCGCCTTGATCTCCTCTTCTTGGCGGATCAGATCGGCGACGTACTTCCCGTACTTTTCGGGAGTCACTTCGCCGAGGAAATCTTTCAGATACGGCGAAGCCGTTTTGGGATCGAACGTCTTCGCGCTTTCGATATAGGCTTTTTGCCGCGCCGTGATCTTTTCTTCTTGCTCGCGGAAGGCTTTTTCGAGGAGTTCCATCGTAAACGGACGCAAAAGGCACCGCGTTTCGCATTTCGCGCGACTTCCGATCTCGATCGCAAAGCGGATCACCGTGGCGCGCTCTTCGGCGGTCAAGCTTCCGGTAAACATAACGTTTCTTTTCATTTCATTCTCCGATTCGCCCCGTTGGGGCAAGATTTCACGTATTTTTTTCATTATATATCATTTTTTTCGCCGTTTACAAATCTTTTCCGAAAAAGTCGGGTATTGACAGGCGCGCTTTCGTATGGTAAAATAACGATAACAAAAAACCCTTAGGGAGGTATAACTTATGACGAAAAACGAATTAGTGAAAGCGATCGCCGCGAAAGCGGAACTCACGGGCGCGCAATCCGCGAAAGCGTTGGATGCTTTTATTGAAGCGGTTACCGAAGCTCTTAAAAACGGTGACAAAGTTTCTCTCGTCGGCTTCGGCTCCTTCGAGATCAAAGACATCCCCGCGAAAGAAGGCATCAATCCCGCCACCGGCGCGAAGATCCAAATTGCGGCAAGCAAGAAACCCGTCTTGAAATTCGGCAAGGCCTATAAAGAGAGTTTCAACGCGTAAGAATCGCTGATCCAATCGTAAAAAAAACCGCGCTTCGGCGCGGCTTTTTTTATTCGTTTTCAATTAAAGGAGTTTTTCCACTTCGTCCGCAAGAGCGTTCAAAAGGTTCTCTTCGATAAGCTCGATCTTTCCTCCGTCCGAAAGAGCGGTGATTGCGGGATCGATCGGAAGCTCTTCGACGATCTTGCCCGTCTCTTTGCGGATCTTTTCCGCCTTGCTCTCTCCGAAAATACGATGCTTCTCGCCGCATTTCGGGCATTTGTAGTACGACATATTTTCCACGAAACCGAGAACGGGGATCTTCAAAAGCTCCGCCATCTTGACCGCCTTTTTGACGATCATCTCGACGAGGTCTTGCGGCGTGGTGACGACGATGACGCCCGCAAGCGGCAAAGACTGCATCACGGTCAGCGGAACGTCGCCCGTGCCCGGGGGCATATCGACGAACATAAAGTCCACGTCCTTCCAGACGACCTGCGTCCAAAAATTCTTCACCATTCCCGCGATGACGGGTCCGCGCCAGACGACGGGATCGGTCTCGTTTTCAAGCAAAAGGTTGACGCTCATGATCTGCGTCCCGAACGCGCTTTCCATCGGAAGGATCGCGCTCTCGTCGCCGTAGGCGCGCCCCTTGATCCCAAACGCGCGCGGAATCGAAGGCCCCGTTACGTCCGCATCCAAGATCGCGGCGCGATATCCTCTTCTTTGGCAGGCAACCGCCATTAAAGAGGTAACGAGGGATTTTCCCACGCCGCCCTTTCCGCTGATGACGCCGATGACCTTTTTAACTTTCGCAAGCTCGTGCAAGCGCTCTTTCTCGATGCCGCCCGATCTTTCGGAGCAATTCTCTCCGCAATTTTCACAATTATGATCGCAAGCCATAGTATCCTCCATGCCCCTATATAGTATCACCGAACGCGCGCGAAGTCAAACGAAGAACCCCCCTCTCGCCCGCAGTTCTCCGAAATAATGCAAAGATTCTTTTCTCTCGACCGACTAAAACGGAAATCGTCGTTTGCCGCCCAAGCGACGCCGAGAGAGCATACGGATACGCGGCTCGACAAAAAATCGCACGGGCGCGTACTTTTTCGTACAGACCCGTGCGATATCTTTTTCGAATTTGACTTCGAAGAAAGCTTCGTATGCAAGGCTCGACAAGCCGACGGACGAGCGCGTACTTCTTGTACGTAACCGGTCGCGGCGAAGGCAGTAAACGCAGCAGACGAGGCTTTATATGAAGTCAAAATTTATTTCGTGCCGAACAAGCGATCCCCCGCATCCCCAAGCCCCGGAAGGATATAGCCGTTATTATTGAGCTGGCGATCCACGGTCGCAACGTAGATCTGGACGTCCGGATGCGCCTTCGCGAGGGTTTCCACTCCGATCGGCGCGGCGATGATGGACATTTGCTTGATCGTCTTGCAACCGCGGGCTTTGAGCATATTGATCGCGGCGACCGCGCTGCCGCCCGTGGCGAGCATCGGATCCAAGACGATGACGGTCTTATTCTCGATCCCGTCGGGAAGCTTGCAATAGTATTCGCAGGGCTCCAAGGTTTCCTCGTTTCTGTAAAGACCGATATGACCGACCTTCGCGGTAGGAAGAAGGGTGTGGATGCCGTTCACCATACCGAGTCCGGCGCGAAGCACGGGGACGACGACGACGCTTTTTTCCTGAACGACCGTTTGGCGGCAGGTTTCGAGCGGGGTCTCGACGTCGATTTCGGTTGTCGGGATGTCTTTCAGGCTTTCGAACGCCATAAGGGTCGTGATCTCTTCGACGAGCTCGCGGAATTCTTTCATTCCGGTCGACTTATTTCTCAAAATGGCGATCTTGTGATTGATCAAGGGGTGATTGAACACCGTTACGTTTTTCGGAAATTGCATATTCTCTCCTTTATGACAGTATGGGAGACCGAAGTCCCCCATAGAGCATTTAATAATATTTTCGTCGATTATTCTTTATCGGTGGTTTCTTCCGCCGCCGCTTCTTTTTCGGTGCCTTGAAGCTCGAAAGAAGCGTCGGGAGCGACCGCGCCCGCAACCAAGCTTTCGGGAGCGTTTTCATCCGCGTCCGCGTTTTCGATCGTCGCGTTCTTCTTCTCGATGAAGTTCATAAGCGCATAGACGCAGATGCCGAGGAGAAGCGCAGTCGCGATCGCGGTGATCGTGATGGTCTTCGCGACGGAGCCGTCGCCATTCAAAGCGTATGGGATCTTAACCGACAAGCCGCCGATACCCGCGATAAGGATCGCGGAAACGGTGAAGAGATTTTTATTGTCGCCGAGATCGACTTCTTTGAACATTTTAAGACCGCTGACCGCGATGAAGCCGTACAAAGTCAAGCAAACGCCGCCCATAACGCAGTTCGGGATCGTTTGGAGAAGCGCCATGATCGGGCTGAGGAAGGACAGGACGATGCACATGATCGCCGCGACGAGGATCGAGCGAACGGAAGCGTTCTTGGTGATCGCCACGCAACCGACGGATTCGCCGTAGGTCGTGTTCGGGCAGATACCGAAGATGGTACCCGCGATGGAACCGACGCCGTCGCCGAGGAGGGTCTTTTCGAGTCCGGGTTCGCCCTCGACGAGGTCGCGACCGATGATCGAACCGAGGTTCTTATGGTCCGCAATGTGCTCCGCGAAGACGACGAGCGCAACGGGGATAAACGCGATGGCGACTTCGCCGACGCCCGCCCAGTTCAAAAGATTCGCGCCGCTGATTCCCGCTTCCTTATTCGCGATTTCTTTGATCGCTTCGATAAGTCCGAAATGCGGATAATTCAAGAACGCGGTAATTCCGACGAATTTACCGTTTTGGACGAAATTCGCGACAAGGGGGTCCCAGTTCACGATTTTGAGGTAATCGCATTTGCAAGCGTAGCCGAAGATCGAGAAGATCGAAGCGACCGCATAACCGGCGGCAATACCGAGGATGAACGGAATGAGCTTCATCGACTTGAATTTCTTTTGCGAAGAGCAGATGATGATGACCGCGAAAGCGACCAAACCGCAGAGAAGCGCGACGAGGTTATAAGTCGCGGTGTTTTTAATCAACGCCTCGACGCCGCCTACGCGAGCATATTCCTGAGCATAGAAACCGGAAGCTTTAACAAGGTCGCCGATCGCGTTACCCGCGAGAGAAAGACCGATCAAAGCAACCGTCGGCCCGATGATGACGGGAGGCATCAATTTGGAGACCCATTTCGTTCCCGCGAAGTGGATCACGATCGCGATCACGACGTAGACGAGACCCGCGAAGATCGCCCCGACCAAGATACCGCAGTAACCGAAGGTCGTCGCGACGAACAAGGAGCTCAGAAACGCGAAAGAGCTGCCGAGGAAGACCGGGCTCTTAAATCTCGTAAAGAGCAGGTAGACGATCGTTCCCACGCCCGCGCCGAGGATCGCCGCAGGGATCTGGGTCGGAAGACCGATGATGGTCGGGACCGCGATCGTCGCCGTGATGATGGCGAGGACCTGTTGAAGAGCGAAGACGATCAGATTACTGAACTTAGGCTTGTCTTCAACGTCATAGATAAGGCCGTTTTTATTCATATGAATACCTCCATAATAAATTCGAACCGATAAACAAAAAACCTTGCCGAGCACGCTTCGACAAGGTTCTGAAAGACGCTTTATCCCTAACCCAAATCTTGTCGATATCCCGTATCGCTCTTAAAGATTCTATTGCGTCTATCGTAACATAGGCATACAACCCTGTCAAGCGATTTTTCGACGAGAAACGACATTTTTTATTATCTATAATAAAAGGAATTTTTGCGCGCGTTCCTGCGCTTGTAAGCGACGCGCGGTAAATCAATCCATCAGCCCGACGCAAGGAAGGTTCTCATCCGTATTTTCATATTCGTCATCCCGAGGAACCGAGGGATCGCCTTGTACTCTTACCCTCAACGCTCGGCTTCTCCTTCTTCGTCATCCTGACGCAAGGAAGGTTCTCATCCGCTTCCCTTTTTTCTTTGAGCGAAAAAATACTCGGCGACTTCCCGACAAACACCGAATTACGTTTTGAATTTAACCGTGCGATTAAAAACAAGAAACAAAGCAATCGCGCCCCTTCGACTTTCACAGGCGAGCGCGGAGAGCGAGAAAAATTCGAGGCTCGATAAAAAACACGCAGGCGCGTACTCCTTTGTACGTAACTGCGTGTTTTGAAATCAAGAAACAAAGAATTTTTCCGCTATATGCGCTCGCCTATTCAAAGGGGCGAATCCTATAAACCGCTCCCATCTCCTTCGCGATCTCCGCGCACTTCGCCTCTTCCTCTTTCGTCAGCGTCGTGTCGACGGTGGATAAGACGACTTTCGGCAAAACTTTCGCGCAATCCCTCGCAAAGGACAGCATCGCGGCGAAGGAACCCTTTCCGAATTTCGGGCGGACTTCTTCCATATAGCGATCCTCGTTCGGCGTGTTCAGACTGATCGAGACGACGTCCACGAGTCCTTTGAGTTCGTTCGCGATCTTTCTTCCGTTGACGAGGTCTCCGAGACCGTTCGTGTTGACGCGAATCGGCTTATCGTAATTCGCTTTGAGGAACGCCGCAATCTCTTTCAGGGCGTCCAGCCGCTCGGTCGGTTCGCCGAAACCGCAGAAGACGATCTCTTCGTACTTCGAGAGGTCGCGGAGCTTGAATTCCGCTTCGACCTCCTCGACGGTCGGTTCCTTTTCGAGCCACAGGCGATCGGAGCGTCCGACGGTCTCCGTCGTGTTTCTGAGGCAAAAGACGCAAGCGCACGGGCACTTGTTCGTTAAATTGACATACAGTCCGTTATGAACTTCGTACAAGATACTGTTATTCATAAAAATCATCCTTTTTCAATGATAATACAGTATAAAACGCCGCGCGCGCCCTGTCAACGAAATCAAAGATTTCTCTTTTTGACCGCAAGCGTTCCGAGCGGAACGCCCACCGCGACGCAAACCGAAAACACGCCGAAAACGATCCCGCCGACCGCAAAAAGATTCGGGATGGGAAGCGAACGGAGCGGAGCCTCGAAATATCCGCTCAAAACATTCAACAAGACGTTTTGCAGAAGCGCCGAAACCAAACAAGAGAGAAGAACGGCTGAGAATAACAATGTGACGTAAAGCAGGATCTCCGACAAAAGAAGATTTCGCTTACGCGCGCCGAACGCCGCCGCCACCGCGTGAAATTCCGTTTGCTTTTCGGTATAAAAGACGACGGTAAAGATCGTTACGCCGAGGAACGCCGCCGAAAGGATCACCCCTAAGAAAATAAAAATGCGATCGAAAAGCGCGGCGTACCCCGAAAAATCCGCGTTCGACGCTCCCGTCTCTCTCCATTCCCAAACGGAATCTTCGCCGAATTCGTTCAAAAGGGAGTTGTAGACCGCGCGAAGCATCCCGCGCTTCGGATAAACCTCATAAGCGGCAACACGCTTCGAAGCGGAAGCACGTATAACGAGCCAAGGCACCTCATTTCTTCCGATCTGCTCGGAAAAGGACGAGTCGCAGATCCCGACGATCGTCATCTCCGCGATCTCTTCGGATTCCATGGTAAAATAATTCCATCGGAATCGGACGACGGAAGCGCCGAGAAAAGAGGACAACTCATTTTCGGGAACGCCTCTTTTTCGCAAAATCGAAGCATCCAAAACGACCTCGCTTTCGCTGCGAAGATCCCTTCCGTAAAGAATGGGCGACCGCCCGTTCTCCCTCGAAAAAGCATCTGCCGCCCTCTTCGGCAAACCCTCTCTTACAAAAAAGATCGACACAGATTTAAGGCTCAGTTTCCGTTCGGGCGAAAGACGGAGTTCTCCGTCGAACGATTCCGAGAGGAACTGCTCTTCCACCCACTCCGCGTTTTTCAGCGAAGCAAGTTCGGATCGGGACACGCCGCAATCCGAAGAAACGACGACGCAATCCATCGGATTATCCGTCGAAAGGTTTCGCTTCACTTCCCGCAAAGAGAAGGAAGCCGTTCCGAATAGAACGAGGACTGCGACGAAAAAGAAGCAAAACGCAAAATAGACCGCGCTTTTCAAAGGATAGCGACGCAACTGTTTTTCAGCAAAATACCGTATCGTCACGATGCAACCTCCGAGAAAAAACAAACGTCAAAACTCCGATCGCGAGGATCGAAGCGGCGGAAAACCAGCCGAAGAGAACCAAAAGCGAGTACGTACGCAACGTCATTCCGATCATCTCGCTCGCCCAAAAATCAATGACTCGCTTTAACCCGAGTGCCGCCAAAAACCCGAATGCGGAGCCCAAAAGGGACGCGAAAGAGAAACACGCGGAGACGGAAAAAACGAAATCCCCCCGCGTCGCGCCGAACGCGCGCGCGACCTCGAACGAGGACTTTTTGCGAAGAAGATAAACGGAAAGCGTCACCGCGTAATAGACCAAACACAAAAACGCCGCGAAGCAGGCGAACAGGATAAAAACGCCTCGCAAAAAGCGCATCCCTTTATAATAAACCAACACGCCCCTTTCGTCCTCGTACCGCGAAGGATCTTTCACTTTGTCGCAGAAAGAAAGCGCTTGATCCATATCCGTAAAGATCGCGGTATAAGACGAAACTTTTGCCTCGTCGGAATACAAGACGAAGGAAAAGTCCGTCACTTCCGACGGTAGAGCGAGAGACGAAATAAGTGTCCGGAATCCGAGTTCACCGTCTATGATAACGGGCTCCGAGAGGACTTCTTCCTCTCTCGATTGATAATAGGTTCCCGCCAATCGGCACTTGATCCCCGCGACAGAGATCGGCGCGCCCGTCTCGGGAGAGCCGAGAGCGACGTAGAGATCGTTCGAAAGCCAAACGTCCCCTTTTCGGAAATCGGGAAGCATCAAGCCTTTCTCTCCGAGATTCAAAACGACCTTTCCCCGCCGCAGACAATCCAAATTCTCAGCGCGATCGCCGCAAGAGATCGTTACGTCGTAATTCAATCCTTTCTCATTATCCGCATAAAGAGTAACGCCCTCTTTTTTCAGATCGCGTAAATAGGTCGGATCGTTGATCTTAACTTCATACCCCGAGGAAAACCATTCGCGGTATTCCTCGACGTCCGAAGAAAACGCCGCGGTCAGTCCGAAAGCGACCGTCGAAACGGCGGCAAAAAAGATCACTCCGATAAAAAACAGGAAGAAAAAACCGAAATCTTTATCCGAAAACTTTTTAATCAGAAAACGTTTCATAGATGATTTTCCCGTCCGACAGTTCCACGCTGTGCGTCGCGAGCGACAGTTGGCTTACGTCGTGCGTCACCATAACGATCGTAATTCCCCCTTCGTTCAGCTTTTTCAAAAGGGACAGAACCGCCGCGGTATTCTCGCTGTCCAAATTTCCGCAAGGCTCGTCCGCGAACAAATATTTCGGATTGTTTACGATCGCCCGCGCAATCGCGACTCTCTGCTTTTCGCCGCCCGAAAGAACTCGCGACGGTTTATGCAAAAACGGGATCAACCCCACCGTTTCGGCGACTTCGAGCACGCGCTTCTTCCTTTCTTTCGCTTTGACGCCCGCGATCACAAGCGGAAGCTCGACGTTTTCAAACGCCGTAAAGTTTTCTTCCAATCCGAACGTTTGAAAGACGTAGCCGATGACGTGATTACGAAACGCGCAAAGCTTCTTCTCCGAAAGAGAGGAAAGCGGCGTTCCTTCCGCGCACACTTCGCCCGAAGTCGGAGTCATCAATCCGCTCGCGAGTTTCATCAAAGTGCTTTTTCCGCTTCCCGACCGACCGGTTATGATAAAAAACTCGCCCTGTTTTATGACGAGAGAAACGTCCCGAACCGCAAAAAATTCGCCGTATTGTTTGCTTACTCCCGTTATCTCGATCATCGTATTTTCTCCGTTTTGTATTTCACGTTCCCTTCGCTCTCTTCTCGAACGAGCGTGTATTCGCATGCTTCCGATCGGCGTTCGGGATCGCTTTCTTGTCTGTATTTTTCATAGCGTAACGACTTGATCTTCGCGTCTTTCGGAACGAGGACCATAAGCGCTTTGCTCGTTTCGAACGAACGAGAGGCCTCTCGTTCGACCTCCCAAAGGATCAATTCGTCTCCTTCGAGACAGATGCCGCAGAGGTCGACCGACTTTCCTTTATAGCGAAGAATAACGGCGTCGCTTTGCTCAATTTTTTGTTTTGCGAACGTTCGTAATCCCATCATAAAAATCATCGACAGCCAAACCGAATTCTCCTCTTCCGCAAAGGCGCGCGCATCCTCATAGGAACTTATCCGATAGAGGACGGGCGTTTCCTCTTCCTCGAAAACGACGTACTCATCGTTGCTTTTCGCATAGCACGAGGAAGAAGAGGCGGACGAACGACTCGCGACGATCGAGAAAGAAAACTCTTCGGGCAACGGGCGATCCGTTTCATAGAAAAAGAAATAGGTGGAGGGTGTTTTTTTCGCGTAAACGCGCCGGATTCCGATGACGGAAACGCTTAATATCCCCGCTTTCTCCTCTGCGCTCAAAATTTCGAATCCCACTTCCGAATACTCGAAAGAAAACGCGATCAACGCGAGTTTCTTTTTTTCGAAAAAGGATTCGGTATAGCAGGATTCCATCAGCGATTCGTTCTTTCTTTTTGTTTTTGCGTTCGCCCATTCGGAACGCTGAAAATCGGAATAATTATCGAACGTTGCGACGTCATAGTCCTCGATCGAATCGCGGTATTCCTCCGCTTCTTCGATGCGATTTCCCTGAAAGACAGGCTTAGGCTTCGAGGGACGAGTCAGCAAAAGAACCGTGACGGTCAATGCGATCACGACCGCGAGAAAACTTCCTATCATCAAGAATTTCTTTGCAAACGGTTTCACTGCGCTAATTGTACCACCAACGCCGTGCTGTTTACAATATAAAGCCGAAAATTTAATACAGACTTAACAAATGCAGACGATAAAAAAGCGGGGAAGATCACTCTTCTCCGCTTTTTTTGCTTTTATGAAAATCGGATTACTTAACGGACGGACCCGCGCTGACGAGCGCTTTGCCCTTCTCGTTGGTCTCGTACTTCGCGAAGTTCTTGACGAATCTTGCCGCGAGGTCTTCCGCCTTCGCCGTCCAATCCGCCGCGTTCTTGTAGGTGTCGCGCGGATCGAGGATACCGGTGTCGACGCCTTTGAGCTCGGTCGGGACTTCGAGGTTAAAG
This genomic window from Clostridia bacterium contains:
- a CDS encoding HU family DNA-binding protein, producing the protein MTKNELVKAIAAKAELTGAQSAKALDAFIEAVTEALKNGDKVSLVGFGSFEIKDIPAKEGINPATGAKIQIAASKKPVLKFGKAYKESFNA
- a CDS encoding ABC transporter ATP-binding protein — encoded protein: MIEITGVSKQYGEFFAVRDVSLVIKQGEFFIITGRSGSGKSTLMKLASGLMTPTSGEVCAEGTPLSSLSEKKLCAFRNHVIGYVFQTFGLEENFTAFENVELPLVIAGVKAKERKKRVLEVAETVGLIPFLHKPSRVLSGGEKQRVAIARAIVNNPKYLFADEPCGNLDSENTAAVLSLLKKLNEGGITIVMVTHDVSQLSLATHSVELSDGKIIYETFSD
- the upp gene encoding uracil phosphoribosyltransferase: MQFPKNVTVFNHPLINHKIAILRNKSTGMKEFRELVEEITTLMAFESLKDIPTTEIDVETPLETCRQTVVQEKSVVVVPVLRAGLGMVNGIHTLLPTAKVGHIGLYRNEETLEPCEYYCKLPDGIENKTVIVLDPMLATGGSAVAAINMLKARGCKTIKQMSIIAAPIGVETLAKAHPDVQIYVATVDRQLNNNGYILPGLGDAGDRLFGTK
- a CDS encoding AzlD domain-containing protein, whose translation is MNVSYLLVSALLMFAATVIPRFLPFVFIKRKITSPFWKSFLFYLPYAVLAALTFPYVIYSTGSIPAAAIATAAALAMSFFELNMAAVAAISFLVALGLGYLF
- a CDS encoding TIGR04100 family radical SAM protein, which produces MNNSILYEVHNGLYVNLTNKCPCACVFCLRNTTETVGRSDRLWLEKEPTVEEVEAEFKLRDLSKYEEIVFCGFGEPTERLDALKEIAAFLKANYDKPIRVNTNGLGDLVNGRKIANELKGLVDVVSISLNTPNEDRYMEEVRPKFGKGSFAAMLSFARDCAKVLPKVVLSTVDTTLTKEEEAKCAEIAKEMGAVYRIRPFE
- a CDS encoding Mrp/NBP35 family ATP-binding protein is translated as MEDTMACDHNCENCGENCSERSGGIEKERLHELAKVKKVIGVISGKGGVGKSLVTSLMAVACQRRGYRAAILDADVTGPSIPRAFGIKGRAYGDESAILPMESAFGTQIMSVNLLLENETDPVVWRGPVIAGMVKNFWTQVVWKDVDFMFVDMPPGTGDVPLTVMQSLPLAGVIVVTTPQDLVEMIVKKAVKMAELLKIPVLGFVENMSYYKCPKCGEKHRIFGESKAEKIRKETGKIVEELPIDPAITALSDGGKIELIEENLLNALADEVEKLL
- a CDS encoding uracil-xanthine permease — translated: MNKNGLIYDVEDKPKFSNLIVFALQQVLAIITATIAVPTIIGLPTQIPAAILGAGVGTIVYLLFTRFKSPVFLGSSFAFLSSLFVATTFGYCGILVGAIFAGLVYVVIAIVIHFAGTKWVSKLMPPVIIGPTVALIGLSLAGNAIGDLVKASGFYAQEYARVGGVEALIKNTATYNLVALLCGLVAFAVIIICSSQKKFKSMKLIPFILGIAAGYAVASIFSIFGYACKCDYLKIVNWDPLVANFVQNGKFVGITAFLNYPHFGLIEAIKEIANKEAGISGANLLNWAGVGEVAIAFIPVALVVFAEHIADHKNLGSIIGRDLVEGEPGLEKTLLGDGVGSIAGTIFGICPNTTYGESVGCVAITKNASVRSILVAAIMCIVLSFLSPIMALLQTIPNCVMGGVCLTLYGFIAVSGLKMFKEVDLGDNKNLFTVSAILIAGIGGLSVKIPYALNGDGSVAKTITITAIATALLLGICVYALMNFIEKKNATIENADADENAPESLVAGAVAPDASFELQGTEKEAAAEETTDKE